One Candidatus Omnitrophota bacterium DNA segment encodes these proteins:
- a CDS encoding FIST N-terminal domain-containing protein, translating to MQIGLGVSTDKNIAFAAQEAVKLAKSELKNAPDLAIVFSSTDMASSILLKTISAILSDIPIIGASASVLFANQEILEHGVAILLVDFPDGVHFNTAFAKGVNGRSTLAAEEIGEGLLYGFKDIPRILSVVLSDGLTAESTNFIAGLQERLGRSFPLTGASASDHPLLKSQLFFNKETYSDACVGLLIGGKINFGLGIKHGWNPLGKPHIATKTNDNLLIEIDGQPTVEFYQEYLGCDLKRLKKDLNRISIFYPIGVYIPGEKEYLLRNIVSLQPDGAMRFQGNIPEKSTIRIMIGTKETCLDATRQAAEEAMNSLLSKPSKENKNEIGKKFALVFSSISRHELLRRDVKKELEAIKQVLGDDTPILGIYTHGELAPLKAISYRGQVYFHNQSIAILIIGG from the coding sequence ATGCAAATCGGCTTAGGAGTAAGTACCGATAAAAATATTGCCTTCGCAGCGCAAGAAGCGGTAAAATTAGCAAAATCTGAATTAAAAAATGCCCCTGACTTAGCCATCGTTTTCAGCTCTACAGACATGGCTTCATCCATCTTACTTAAAACCATTTCCGCAATTTTATCAGACATCCCGATTATAGGCGCCAGCGCTTCGGTTTTATTTGCCAATCAGGAAATACTTGAACATGGCGTTGCAATCTTGCTTGTTGATTTCCCGGATGGAGTGCATTTCAATACAGCTTTTGCAAAAGGAGTAAACGGCAGGTCAACATTAGCTGCTGAAGAAATCGGAGAAGGCCTTCTATACGGTTTTAAAGATATACCCAGAATATTAAGCGTTGTACTTTCCGACGGCCTAACCGCTGAAAGCACAAATTTTATCGCCGGATTACAAGAAAGATTAGGCAGAAGTTTTCCTTTAACCGGCGCAAGCGCATCCGACCATCCGCTTTTAAAAAGCCAGCTTTTTTTTAATAAAGAAACCTACAGCGATGCCTGTGTCGGCTTGCTCATTGGAGGAAAAATTAACTTCGGGTTAGGGATTAAACATGGCTGGAATCCTTTAGGCAAACCTCACATTGCAACAAAAACCAACGACAACCTCTTAATTGAAATTGACGGACAGCCTACAGTAGAATTCTATCAAGAATATTTAGGATGCGATCTTAAAAGGCTAAAAAAAGACTTGAACAGAATATCTATTTTTTATCCGATTGGTGTGTACATACCCGGAGAAAAAGAATACCTTTTGCGTAACATCGTCTCCTTACAACCTGATGGAGCAATGCGCTTTCAAGGGAATATCCCGGAAAAAAGCACAATCAGAATCATGATTGGCACGAAAGAAACTTGCCTGGATGCAACAAGGCAGGCTGCAGAAGAAGCAATGAACAGCCTTTTATCAAAACCCTCAAAAGAAAACAAAAATGAAATCGGAAAAAAATTCGCGCTTGTCTTTAGTTCAATTTCAAGGCACGAGCTCTTAAGAAGAGATGTCAAAAAAGAACTGGAGGCAATTAAGCAGGTTTTGGGAGATGATACCCCAATACTAGGCATCTACACCCACGGTGAATTAGCACCTTTAAAAGCAATAAGTTACCGTGGGCAGGTTTATTTTCATAACCAATCTATTGCCATTTTAATAATCGGAGGCTAA